The Arachidicoccus terrestris genome includes the window AGCTGCGTCCGGAAACGAGCCCCTAAAAACGGCTTCCGGGGCCAGGCTGAAACCGCTAACCCCTACCCCTTCAGCTGCACCTAAAGAGAAGGCCAAAAACCTGAAGACCGATCCCCGAAAAGACGATGCCGGCGACGATGGCGAAAAGGACCCTGATAAAGGAAACAAAGCTGCCAATCTGGACAATGTTCTGTGACTACAGTTTACTGACGATGTAGATAAGTGTCTCCCCATATGGCACCTGGAGCAAATTCCTGGTTCAACTGGACTAGCTCTTCCCCGGTAAACCGAATATTCATCGCTTCTAAGGTCTCTTCGACTCTGGAAACCGTATTCATACTGATCAGCGGCATAATATTATTATGTTGAGTATTCACCCACGCGATGGCGAGTTGGGCAGTACTGCAATTTTTAGCCGATGCCATGTCAGTTAAGAATTGCACTTTTTTCAGATTGTGGATTAGATTTTCTCCCTGAAAGCGGCTAAAATGATTCCTGTAATCATTTTTTGCCAATGGGCGGCTCAGGTGGCTGGTCAACAGCCCTTCTGCGGTGCTCGCAAAAGCGACAACGGTAATACCCAGTTGTTCTGCCAAAGGAAGAAGCACAGTTTCCAAAGTACGATCTGCCAGTGAATAGCCATACTCCAGCGCCGCAACCGGGTAGATATTGTGTGCTTTTTGCAACTGTGTGGCCGTGATCTCTGACAAGCCCAGCTGTCTGACTTTACCTGCCTGTATGAGGTCGCCAATTGTGCCGATAATGTCTTCCAACAGATGGTCTTCATCGATACGGCAGGGTTGATACAGATCAATATAATCCACTCCCAGCCGCACTAAGGAGTAATTGATGAAATTACGAATAGAATTGGGCCTGAGATCTAACCCAAGCATATGCCCGTCAAAGACTGCCCCGAATTTTACGCTGATATAGGCCTGGTCTCTTCTATCCTTAATAGCTTTGCCCACTAATAATTCGTTATGGCCGGCACCATAGAAGTCTCCTGTATTTAGAAACTGTACACCGTGATCCAGTGCGCAATGTATGGCTGCAATACTTTCTTTTTCGGGCCTTGCCGCATTGTTCCATACCGGTGACATGCGCATGCAGCCCATCCCTAATTTGCCTGTTTGGGGGCCTGCCTTTCCAATGTTTATTTTTTGCATGATTCTTTTCTGATGTTTATGTTAATGACCTGGCAAAATTAGGGCTGTTCTCCATTCGGTACTATGTTAAAGAGCTCAATTATACTTTGTTAAGCGGCTCAGAAGTAATTAAAAAGATAATCGGTTTTGCCATTTGTGAGCTGTATTCCATGATAGTCGGTAACCACCTTCAGTCTAGGCTTTTAGTCTACAAAAAGATCTTATCTTTGCAGCCATCAATTTTAATGTTATTGCAGCGGAGAGCCGAAAACTGTTAATTCCCTTCGATACAGTGCATTGAAAAAGAAAGATATTTTAATCTTCCTGTATATTTACGAATCATTTTATTAAAAATAAATTCATGAGCGAAAAAGTACATTGTTTGATTATCGGTTCTGGCCCCGCAGGGTATACAGCTGCTATCTATGCTGCACGTGCTGGGATGAAGCCTGTTCTATATCAGGGAATCCAGCCCGGTGGTCAATTGACTATCACGACGGAAGTAGAAAACTATCCCGGTTATCCGGAAGGTATTCAAGGCCCCGAAATGATGGTAGATTTTGAAAACCAGGCCAAGAAAATGGGTACGGATATTCGTTATGGCCTGGCCACAAAAGTTGATTTTACAGGGCCTGTACATAAAGTACAGATCGATGAAAAAGATTGGATCGATGCAGATACGGTCATTATCTCTACAGGGGCCTCTGCCAAATGGCTGAATCTGGAAAGTGAACAACGATTGAATGGATATGGCGTTAGTGCCTGTGCCGTTTGTGACGGGTTTTTCTTCCGGGGCAAAGAAGTCGCTATTGTTGGTGCCGGTGATACTGCCTGTGAAGAAGCTGTATACCTTTCTAAACTGGCTTCGACCGTTCATATGATCGTCAGAAAAGGAGAAGACGGCATGCGTGCCAGCAAGGTTATGCAAGACAGGGTTAAAAATACGGCAAATATCAAAGTTTATTGGAATAGTGAAACCGATGAGGTATTGGGGGATAAAAAAGTAGAGGCGGTTCGTATTAAGAACACACAATCCGGCGCTACAGAAGAAATTCCTGTAAGCGCGTTCTTTGTAGCTATCGGACACCAGCCTAATAGCGCTATTTTTGCGGAATATCTGGATATGGATGATGCCGGTTATATTAAAACTATTCCCGGAAGTTCAAAAACCAATGTCGATGGCGTCTTTGCTGCCGGTGATGTGCAGGATAAGATCTATCGCCAGGCGGTCACTGCCG containing:
- a CDS encoding aldo/keto reductase; translation: MQKINIGKAGPQTGKLGMGCMRMSPVWNNAARPEKESIAAIHCALDHGVQFLNTGDFYGAGHNELLVGKAIKDRRDQAYISVKFGAVFDGHMLGLDLRPNSIRNFINYSLVRLGVDYIDLYQPCRIDEDHLLEDIIGTIGDLIQAGKVRQLGLSEITATQLQKAHNIYPVAALEYGYSLADRTLETVLLPLAEQLGITVVAFASTAEGLLTSHLSRPLAKNDYRNHFSRFQGENLIHNLKKVQFLTDMASAKNCSTAQLAIAWVNTQHNNIMPLISMNTVSRVEETLEAMNIRFTGEELVQLNQEFAPGAIWGDTYLHRQ
- the trxB gene encoding thioredoxin-disulfide reductase, with product MSEKVHCLIIGSGPAGYTAAIYAARAGMKPVLYQGIQPGGQLTITTEVENYPGYPEGIQGPEMMVDFENQAKKMGTDIRYGLATKVDFTGPVHKVQIDEKDWIDADTVIISTGASAKWLNLESEQRLNGYGVSACAVCDGFFFRGKEVAIVGAGDTACEEAVYLSKLASTVHMIVRKGEDGMRASKVMQDRVKNTANIKVYWNSETDEVLGDKKVEAVRIKNTQSGATEEIPVSAFFVAIGHQPNSAIFAEYLDMDDAGYIKTIPGSSKTNVDGVFAAGDVQDKIYRQAVTAAGSGCMAALDAERYLTEKGLA